The sequence below is a genomic window from Haloferax mediterranei ATCC 33500.
CGCGAGCGCGTCGAGGTTCACGTCGTCGGCGACGTTCATATCGCGGGTGTGGATATCGAGAATGCGGCGACGTCCTTCGACGGCGGGCTTGGGGACCTCGATGAGACGGTCGAACCGACCGGGGCGGAGAATCGCCTCGTCGAGCATGTCGAAGCGGTTGGTCGCCGCGATAATGCGAATCTCGCCGCGGTCGTCGAAGCCGTCCATCTCGGAGAGCAACTGCATCATGGTCCGCTGGACCTCGGCGTCGCCGGAGGTCTTCGAGTCGGTCCGCTTGGAGGCCACGGCGTCGATTTCGTCGATGAAGATGACAACTGGTTCACGCTCGGCCGCGAGTTTGAACAGGTCGCGGACGAGTCGCGCGCCCTCGCCGATGAACTTCTGGACGAGTTCGGAGCCGGCCATCTTGATGAACGAGGCGTTCGTTTCGTTGGCGACGGCCTTCGCGAGCATCGTCTTCCCGGTCCCCGGCGGACCGTAGAGGAGCACACCAGCGGGCGGGTCGATGCCGACTTCCTCGAACATCTCGGGGTTTTCGAGCGGTTGTTCGACCGCCTCGCGGACTTCGCGAACCTGTTCGTCGATGCCGCCGATGTCGTCGTAGCAGACGGTGGGCGACTCGACAACTTCCATCGCCTGCGCCCGCGCATCCGTCTCGTCGTCGAGGACGGTCTGGACGGCAAACGAGTCGTTGATGGCGACGCGGTCGCCGGGCTCGATGTCGTCGTAGCGTAGGTTCGGTGCGAACTCGGTCAGAACTTCCTGGTTGTTGCCGTGTTGTTTGATGATGACGCCATTGTCGGTCAACTCCTCGACCGTGGCGATGTAGTACGAGGCCGTCTTCAGGGCCTCGTTGCGTGCTTTCATCTGGTCGACCTCGTCGACCAACTCGGCGTGCCGGTTGTCAGCAGTCTGGAGACGCTGGGTGAGTTCTCGGTTGACCTCGACCATGCGTTCGAAGTGCTGGCGGAGTGCAGAGAGACGCTCTGCATCCGACATCTCGGGGTCCAGATCGAGATGAGGGCGTTCCGGGAGAGATGGACTCCGTGACATCAGTGATTGGACGCACTTAGGTGTGCGCGTAAATGTGCCTTTGGGTCAGGG
It includes:
- the pan2 gene encoding proteasome-activating nucleotidase Pan2, encoding MSRSPSLPERPHLDLDPEMSDAERLSALRQHFERMVEVNRELTQRLQTADNRHAELVDEVDQMKARNEALKTASYYIATVEELTDNGVIIKQHGNNQEVLTEFAPNLRYDDIEPGDRVAINDSFAVQTVLDDETDARAQAMEVVESPTVCYDDIGGIDEQVREVREAVEQPLENPEMFEEVGIDPPAGVLLYGPPGTGKTMLAKAVANETNASFIKMAGSELVQKFIGEGARLVRDLFKLAAEREPVVIFIDEIDAVASKRTDSKTSGDAEVQRTMMQLLSEMDGFDDRGEIRIIAATNRFDMLDEAILRPGRFDRLIEVPKPAVEGRRRILDIHTRDMNVADDVNLDALADELDDYSGADIASLTTEAGMFAIRDGRTEVTGVDFDAAHEKLTNVEESGTGPITGFTDYQY